From one Staphylococcus kloosii genomic stretch:
- a CDS encoding TM2 domain-containing protein: MPSNDYAPQQRNIVIAYVLWFFLGQLGIHRFYCGKTASGIFQVILAVIGWATAAIFIGYLFLFILGFWLFIDIFLIPSMCKHPN; encoded by the coding sequence ATGCCTTCGAACGACTATGCACCACAGCAACGTAATATCGTCATCGCTTATGTTTTATGGTTCTTTTTAGGCCAACTCGGCATACACCGTTTCTATTGTGGTAAAACTGCTTCGGGTATTTTCCAAGTTATTCTAGCAGTTATTGGTTGGGCCACAGCAGCTATTTTTATTGGTTACCTATTCTTATTTATATTAGGTTTTTGGTTATTTATAGATATTTTCTTAATTCCTAGTATGTGTAAGCACCCAAATTAA